The following proteins are co-located in the Dromiciops gliroides isolate mDroGli1 chromosome 2, mDroGli1.pri, whole genome shotgun sequence genome:
- the PMPCA gene encoding mitochondrial-processing peptidase subunit alpha isoform X1, whose product MAAAVVSLAGAAEAAVLRGRGVWGRSRMRFGLTAYRRFSSGSAYPNIPLSSPLPGVPKPVFATVDGQEKFETKVTTLENGLRVASQNKFGQFCTVGILINSGSRHEAKYVGGIAHFLEKLAFSSTARFGSKDEILLTLEKHGGICDCQTSRDTTMYAVSADTKGLDTVVGLLADVVLQPNLSDEEIDMTRMAVQFELEDLNMRPDPEPLLTEMIHEAAYRENTVGLHRFCPAENISKIDQKVLHSYLRNYYTPDRMVLAGVGIEHEQLVECARKYLLGIDPVWSSGQAKDVDKSVAQYTGGIIKIERDMSDVSLGPTPIPELTHIMIGLESCSFLEEDFIPFAVLNMMMGGGGSFSAGGPGKGMFTRLYLNVLNRHHWMYNATSYHHSYEDTGLLCIHASADPRQVREMVEIITREFILMGGAVGEVELERAKTQLMSMLMMNLESRPVIFEDVGRQVLATNSRKLPHELCALIRNVKSDDIKRVATKMLRGKPAVAALGDLTDLPTYEHIQAALTSKDGRLPRMYRLFR is encoded by the exons ATGGCGGCAGCGGTTGTGTCTCTAGCCGGGGCTGCTGAAGCGGCTGTGCTGCGTGGACGGGGCGTCTGGGGCCGCTCTCGCATGAG GTTTGGACTGACTGCATACAGACGGTTTAGTAGTGGCAGTGCGTACCCCAacattcctctctcttctcccctaccTGGAGTGCCCAAACCTGTTTTTGCAACAGTTGATGGacaggaaaaatttgaaaccaaagTCACAACACTAGAGAATGGACTTCGTGTGGCATCCCAAAATAAATTTGGACAATTTTGTACAGTAGGAA ttctgaTTAATTCAGGATCAAGACATGAAGCAAAATATGTTGGTGGAATTGCTCACTTTTTGGAAAAACTGGCATTTTCG tctACTGCCAGATTTGGCAGCAAAGATGAAATTCTTCTTACCTTGGAAAAGCATGGGGGCATTTGTGACTGCCAGACATCAAG GGATACTACCATGTATGCTGTGTCTGCTGATACAAAAGGACTGGATACTGTGGTTGGTTTATTAGCTGATGTAGTGCTGCAGCCAAACTTATCAG atgaagaaatcgaTATGACTCGAATGGCTGTCCAGTTTGAATTAGAGGACCTAAATATGAGACCTGATCCAGAGCCACTTCTCACAGAGATGATTCATGAA gcTGCATACAGGGAAAATACAGTGGGCCTCCACCGTTTCTGTCCAGcagaaaatatttccaaaattgATCAAAAAGTACTCCATTCATACCTGAGAAACTATTACACTCCTGACCGGATGGTACTGGCTGGTGTAGGGATAGAACATGAGCAATTAGTAGAGTGTGCCAGAAAATATCTCCTAGGAATAGATCCAGTTTGGAGTAGTGGACAGGCCAAGGATGTTGACAAATCTGTTGCACAGTATACTGGAGGGATTATCAAG ATAGAAAGAGACATGTCTGATGTGAGTCTAGGACCCACACCAATCCCTGAACTCACACATATCATGATAGGACTTGAGAGCTGTTCCTTTTTG GAAGAAGATTTCATCCCCTTTGCAGTGCTAAACATGATGATGGGAGGAGGAGGTTCTTTTTCAGCTGGTGGACCAGGAAAGGGAATGTTTACCAGACTTTATCTCAATGTGCTAAACAG GCACCATTGGATGTATAATGCAACCTCCTATCACCATAGTTATGAAGATACAGGTCTCTTGTGTATTCATGCTAGTGCTGATCCCAGACAG GTTCGAGAAATGGTAGAAATCATTACAAGGGAATTTATTTTAATGGGTGGAGCTGTGGGTGAG GTGGAGCTTGAGAGAGCCAAGACACAACTGATGTCCATGCTCATGATGAACCTAGAATCCAGACCTGTAATTTTTGAAGATGTAGGGAGGCAGGTGCTGGCAACAAACTCCAGAAAACTACCTCATGAATTGTGTGCTCTCATTC GTAATGTGAAATCAGATGATATCAAGAGGGTAGCTACTAAAATGCTTCGGGGTAAACCTGCAGTAGCTGCCTTGGGAGACTTGACAGACCTGCCAACATATGAACACATTCAAGCAGCACTAACTAGTAAAGATGGACGACTGCCGAGAATGTACAGGCTTTTCCGATAA
- the PMPCA gene encoding mitochondrial-processing peptidase subunit alpha isoform X2, translated as MKQNMLVELLTFWKNWHFRLLPDLAAKMKFFLPWKSMGAFVTARHQGMDTTMYAVSADTKGLDTVVGLLADVVLQPNLSDEEIDMTRMAVQFELEDLNMRPDPEPLLTEMIHEAAYRENTVGLHRFCPAENISKIDQKVLHSYLRNYYTPDRMVLAGVGIEHEQLVECARKYLLGIDPVWSSGQAKDVDKSVAQYTGGIIKIERDMSDVSLGPTPIPELTHIMIGLESCSFLEEDFIPFAVLNMMMGGGGSFSAGGPGKGMFTRLYLNVLNRHHWMYNATSYHHSYEDTGLLCIHASADPRQVREMVEIITREFILMGGAVGEVELERAKTQLMSMLMMNLESRPVIFEDVGRQVLATNSRKLPHELCALIRNVKSDDIKRVATKMLRGKPAVAALGDLTDLPTYEHIQAALTSKDGRLPRMYRLFR; from the exons ATGAAGCAAAATATGTTGGTGGAATTGCTCACTTTTTGGAAAAACTGGCATTTTCG tctACTGCCAGATTTGGCAGCAAAGATGAAATTCTTCTTACCTTGGAAAAGCATGGGGGCATTTGTGACTGCCAGACATCAAGGTAT GGATACTACCATGTATGCTGTGTCTGCTGATACAAAAGGACTGGATACTGTGGTTGGTTTATTAGCTGATGTAGTGCTGCAGCCAAACTTATCAG atgaagaaatcgaTATGACTCGAATGGCTGTCCAGTTTGAATTAGAGGACCTAAATATGAGACCTGATCCAGAGCCACTTCTCACAGAGATGATTCATGAA gcTGCATACAGGGAAAATACAGTGGGCCTCCACCGTTTCTGTCCAGcagaaaatatttccaaaattgATCAAAAAGTACTCCATTCATACCTGAGAAACTATTACACTCCTGACCGGATGGTACTGGCTGGTGTAGGGATAGAACATGAGCAATTAGTAGAGTGTGCCAGAAAATATCTCCTAGGAATAGATCCAGTTTGGAGTAGTGGACAGGCCAAGGATGTTGACAAATCTGTTGCACAGTATACTGGAGGGATTATCAAG ATAGAAAGAGACATGTCTGATGTGAGTCTAGGACCCACACCAATCCCTGAACTCACACATATCATGATAGGACTTGAGAGCTGTTCCTTTTTG GAAGAAGATTTCATCCCCTTTGCAGTGCTAAACATGATGATGGGAGGAGGAGGTTCTTTTTCAGCTGGTGGACCAGGAAAGGGAATGTTTACCAGACTTTATCTCAATGTGCTAAACAG GCACCATTGGATGTATAATGCAACCTCCTATCACCATAGTTATGAAGATACAGGTCTCTTGTGTATTCATGCTAGTGCTGATCCCAGACAG GTTCGAGAAATGGTAGAAATCATTACAAGGGAATTTATTTTAATGGGTGGAGCTGTGGGTGAG GTGGAGCTTGAGAGAGCCAAGACACAACTGATGTCCATGCTCATGATGAACCTAGAATCCAGACCTGTAATTTTTGAAGATGTAGGGAGGCAGGTGCTGGCAACAAACTCCAGAAAACTACCTCATGAATTGTGTGCTCTCATTC GTAATGTGAAATCAGATGATATCAAGAGGGTAGCTACTAAAATGCTTCGGGGTAAACCTGCAGTAGCTGCCTTGGGAGACTTGACAGACCTGCCAACATATGAACACATTCAAGCAGCACTAACTAGTAAAGATGGACGACTGCCGAGAATGTACAGGCTTTTCCGATAA